The Candidatus Cloacimonadota bacterium genomic sequence TGGTTCTGGAATAGATATAATTTGTTTACAAAAGAAGTGTCAGGATTATTTATTCCATCTTCCTGCCATTCATACGCTCCGATATCTATTCTACCGTTGTAAATTCTTTGATTTCCTGCCAAATCCAGTTCCGGTAAATTTAGACCTGTAGTATCCGGGGTGCCTGCATCTATGCAAGGTGAATCTTCCGTGAGTTCATAACTGAACGGATCTCCTCCTACAAACAGTGGGTCTTCATCTATGTTTCCAGGTCCCCAGTTTAGGATTCCGTTATTGTTTATTGCTACTGATAAACTGCCATGCTCAACATTGCAGTATTTTACTGTAGCGGAGTTTGGAGGACCTGTTGGACAAAAATAAATTTCAGTATATGGGT encodes the following:
- a CDS encoding choice-of-anchor Q domain-containing protein, yielding PYTEIYFCPTGPPNSATVKYCNVEHGSLSVAINNNGILNWGPGNIDEDPLFVGGDPFSYELTEDSPCIDAGTPDTTGLNLPELDLAGNQRIYNGRIDIGAYEWQEDGINNPDTSFVNKLYLFQNQPNPFKEETEILFITTDYERVEDYQLSIYNVRGQLVKRYSGKKDNFWAKTKIIWDGKDRYGNEVSAGTYFYKLEYGKNAVVRKMVKVGE